In Chrysemys picta bellii isolate R12L10 chromosome 3, ASM1138683v2, whole genome shotgun sequence, a single genomic region encodes these proteins:
- the KLHL31 gene encoding kelch-like protein 31 → MAPKKKNVKKNKGDINEMTIIVEDGPLSKLNGLNGFLDGGNGFSCISAEVSDSSYSPNLLEGLSRMRQENFLCDLIIGTKTKSFNVHKVVMASCSDYFHNILKKDPSTQRVDLNDVSPLGLATVITYAYTGKLTLSLYTIGSIISTAVYLQIHTLVKMCSDFLMQEINVENCMYIANIAETYGLKNTKEAAQKFIRDNFIEFSETDQFLKLTFDQINELLADDDLQLPSEIAAFQIAIKWLEFDQKRAKYAADLLGNIRFGTISAQDLVNYVQTVPRMMQDTDCHRLLVDAMNYHLLPYNQNTLQSRRTRIRGGFRVLVTVGGRPALTEKSLSRDILYRDPDNGWKKLTEMPAKSFNQCVTVMDGFLYVAGGEDQNDARNQAKHAVSNFCRYDPRFNTWIHLANMNQKRTHFSLNVFNGLLFAVGGRNSEGCLSSVECYVPAVNQWQMKAPLEVARCCHASAVIDGRILVTGGYINNAYSRSVCMYDPSNDSWQDKSTLSTPRGWHCAVSLGERVYIMGGSQLGGRGERIDVLPVECYNPYAGQWSYAAPLPTGVSTAGASILNGKIYLVGGWNEIEKKYKKCIQCYNPDLNEWTEEDELPEATVGVSCCTIAMPNNKTRESRASSVSSVPVSI, encoded by the exons ATGGCGCCTAAAAAGAAGAACGTCAAAAAGAACAAAGGCGATATCAATGAGATGACTATAATTGTGGAGGATGGCCCCCTAAGTAAACTAAATGGCTTGAATGGCTTCTTAGACGGAGGGAATGGCTTCAGCTGCATCTCAGCTGAGGTTTCTGATTCTTCTTATAGCCCAAATCTCTTGGAAGGGCTAAGCAGAATGAGGCAGGAAAATTTTCTTTGTGACTTGATTATTGGTACCAAAACCAAATCCTTCAATGTTCACAAGGTGGTGATGGCTTCATGCAGCGACTACTTTCATAACATCTTAAAGAAAGATCCATCTACTCAAAGAGTGGATCTCAATGATGTATCCCCATTGGGCCTAGCCACTGTTATCACCTATGCTTACACTGGAAAGCTAACTCTTTCACTCTACACAATAGGTAGTATCATTTCCACAGCAGTCTATCTTCAGATTCACACCCTTGTAAAGATGTGCTCTGATTTTTTGATGCAAGAAATCAATGTGGAGAACTGCATGTATATTGCCAATATTGCAGAGACATATGGACTAAAAAACACCAAGGAAGCAGCACAGAAATTTATTAGAGACAACTTCATTGAGTTTTCAGAAACAGATCAGTTCTTAAAACTTACTTTTGATCAAATCAATGAACTCCTTGCAGATGACGACTTGCAGTTGCCTTCTGAAATTGCTGCATTCCAGATAGCAATAAAATGGCTGGAATTTGACCAAAAAAGAGCAAAGTATGCTGCAGATCTCTTGGGCAACATTCGTTTTGGTACAATCTCTGCTCAAGACTTGGTCAATTATGTTCAAACTGTACCCAGAATGATGCAAGACACAGACTGCCACCGACTTCTAGTGGATGCCATGAACTACCACTTGCTTCCATATAATCAGAATACACTGCAGTCTAGAAGAACAAGGATTCGTGGAGGTTTCAGAGTCCTAGTTACTGTTGGGGGACGCCCAGCATTAACAGAAAAGTCCCTTAGCAGAGACATCTTATACAGAGATCCTGATAATGGATGGAAGAAGCTTACTGAAATGCCTGCTAAAAGTTTTAACCAGTGTGTGACTGTGATGGATGGATTTCTCTATGTGGCTGGTGGTGAAGACCAGAATGATGCCAGGAACCAGGCCAAGCATGCTGTCAGCAATTTCTGCAG ATATGATCCTCGTTTCAACACATGGATTCACCTGGCCAACATGAATCAGAAGCGCACCCATTTTAGCCTGAATGTATTCAATGGCCTCCTTTTTGCAGTGGGTGGTCGCAACTCTGAAGGGTGTCTATCCTCAGTTGAATGCTATGTGCCTGCAGTTAACCAGTGGCAAATGAAGGCACCACTGGAGGTAGCAAGGTGCTGTCATGCCAGTGCAGTCATAGATGGTAGAATCCTGGTCACAGGAGGTTACATAAATAATGCTTACTCCCgctctgtgtgtatgtatgaCCCCAGCAATGATAGCTGGCAGGATAAGTCCACCCTTAGCACTCCAAGAGGATGGCACTGTGCTGTTTCCCTTGGGGAGAGGGTCTATATCATGGGTGGGTCCCAACTGGGGGGTCGGGGTGAAAGGATTGATGTCCTCCCTGTTGAGTGCTACAATCCTTATGCTggccagtggagctatgctgctCCCCTGCCAACTGGAGTGAGCACTGCAGGTGCTTCCATTCTTAATGGGAAAATTTACTTGGTGGGTGGCTGGAATGAAATAGAAAAGAAATATAAGAAGTGCATTCAGTGCTATAATCCGGATCTTAATGAATGGACTGAGGAAGATGAGTTGCCTGAAGCCACAGTAGGAGTATCTTGTTGTACCATTGCCATGCCCAATAACAAAACCAGGGAATCCAGGGCTAGCTCAGTATCTTCTGTGCCAGTCAGTATTTAA